The following proteins come from a genomic window of Populus alba chromosome 12, ASM523922v2, whole genome shotgun sequence:
- the LOC118044320 gene encoding uncharacterized protein: MAMIEFSQEWKSGFPIDTVSKAPLLLSKQASESLIGPLIFNPIPESLAHLFTSPALSPPLLNPPPHLSLTRFISTSTLADSPLPLSTASSIAFSFGPQDLHFSSPLLAYNRLQFLKCPHDDTVVVFFSTGTNLDRVGFLLLSVKDKSLVATGDQRGGIFTASKSLGSKIVRVLVNPIEDDSFLNGNYSFSGSFGYLLVYTMYSVNWFCVKYSESMKRPVLSYLGCKNFKSCGIASACWSPYIKVQSVVLLENGTLFLFDLEADCSDMYFRGTKLKVSWGDEGKLGDCKWLGCEFSWHCRVLIVARSDAVFMIDWKCGGFDVTCLARIDMFSAYALSEKERFLAISRAVSDSLHFALVSETMLVICDVRKPMIPLLQWAHGLDKPCFIDVFRLSDLRSNSRDDTHEWANSSGFGIILGSFWNCEFSLFCYGPSSPPRKGSIALEISKFSSCLYAWDHPSGLMLSGDDCQRGDCLVREQFWKEALPEWTDWQQKKDIVLGFGVLSNDLSSLLFEPDEFGGFVLIRLMSSGKLESQRYCASWKLVKNIEVAQRDPMLHSEDNLLYFMGDEEYKVPRKFKYFELNYLHAHLNGNLSQVLDSNMGKPCECPHEKELFSLEFHEVLCKKLKICGFGRFRTSPAITLTFNDINLPTSIHEIALRRMWAELPMEFLQLAFSSYSELHEVILDQKRVALEFSVVPELPQLPPFFLRKPSNHSNRCSRKVQSSDALLGPALPLPVLSTLHELRNGCPNSQEETGGFSSESELSVRCNEVMQVAKEVAISDSTTKLQDDDAISLDDDRDDFLDHSEKPKSFLLYHPTSCQLSFQVHKEDNCVYQDDKFASMITKVHEKQSPHPEKVETFKLEFFDDLCPIDLKFDAREVKFSSQESKISNLLKKNFSKWQDEFTPYREFCSRFTSPHDKMA; this comes from the coding sequence ATGGCAATGATCGAGTTTTCACAAGAATGGAAGTCAGGATTTCCAATAGACACTGTGTCTAAAGCACCACTCTTACTCTCAAAACAAGCCTCAGAATCCCTTATTGGTCCACTTATATTCAACCCAATCCCTGAATCACTGGCACACCTCTTTACCTCTCCTGctctctctcctcctcttctAAACCCACCACCCCATCTTTCTCTCACAAGATTTATCTCCACTTCAACACTCGCTGactctcctctccctctctctactGCTTCCTCtattgccttttcttttggcCCTCAAGATCTacacttttcttctcctttgttAGCTTATAATAGACTCCAGTTCCTTAAATGCCCACATGATGATactgttgttgtgtttttttccaCTGGGACTAATCTTGACCGAGTTGGGTTTTTGTTACTTTCTGTTAAAGATAAGAGCTTGGTGGCTACTGGGGATCAAAGGGGTGGGATTTTTACTGCCAGTAAGAGTTTGGGGTCAAAGATTGTTAGGGTCTTAGTGAATCCCATTGAGGATGATTCTTTTTTGAATGGTAATTATTCCTTTTCTGGTTCTTTTGGTTATTTGTTAGTTTATACTATGTATTCTGTGAATTGGTTCTGCGTTAAATATAGTGAAAGTATGAAAAGGCCTGTTTTGAGTTATTTAGGttgtaagaattttaagagttgTGGAATTGCGAGTGCTTGTTGGAGTCCTTATATAAAAGTTCAGAGTGTGGTTTTGTTGGAGAATGgtacattatttttgtttgatttggaaGCAGATTGTTCTGATATGTATTTTAGGGGtactaaattgaaagtttcGTGGGGTGATGAAGGTAAGTTAGGAGATTGTAAATGGTTAGGGTGTGAGTTTAGTTGGCATTGTAGGGTTTTGATTGTTGCACGGTCAGATGCTGTTTTTATGATTGATTGGAAATGCGGTGGTTTTGATGTGACTTGTTTAGCAAGGATTGATATGTTTAGTGCATATGCTCTTAGTGAAAAGGAACGGTTCCTAGCTATTTCCAGGGCAGTTTCGGATAGTCTTCATTTTGCTTTGGTTTCTGAAACTATGTTAGTTATTTGTGATGTGCGCAAGCCTATGATACCATTGTTGCAATGGGCACATGGTCTTGATAAGCCATGTTTTATTGATGTGTTTAGATTGTCTGATTTGAGGTCCAACTCAAGGGATGACACACATGAGTGGGCGAATTCTTCAGGTTTTGGCATTATTTTGGGGTCATTTTGGAATTGTGAATTCAGCCTCTTTTGCTATGGACCATCCTCTCCTCCTCGTAAAGGGTCCATTGCTTTggaaatttctaaattttccaGTTGTTTATATGCTTGGGACCACCCTTCAGGTCTCATGTTATCAGGTGATGATTGTCAACGTGGAGATTGCCTTGTAAGAGAACAGTTTTGGAAGGAAGCTCTTCCTGAATGGACTGATTGGCAGCAGAAAAAAGACATAGTGTTGGGCTTTGGTGTTTTAAGCAACGATCTCTCTTCATTGTTGTTTGAGCCTGATGAATttggtggttttgttttaattagattGATGTCATCAGGAAAGCTTGAATCACAGAGATATTGTGCCTCATGGaaattggttaaaaatataGAAGTGGCTCAAAGAGATCCAATGCTGCATTCAGAAGACAACTTACTTTACTTCATGGGTGATGAGGAATACAAGGTCCCTAGAAAATTTAAGTATTTTGAACTGAACTATCTACATGCACATTTGAATGGCAACCTTTCTCAAGTTCTCGATTCAAACATGGGAAAGCCTTGTGAGTGTCCTCATGAGAAGGAATTGTTCAGCCTAGAATTTCATGAAGTATTGTGCAAGAAGCTGAAAATTTGTGGGTTTGGTCGATTTAGAACATCCCCTGCTATTACACTTACATTTAATGACATAAACTTGCCAACAAGCATCCATGAGATAGCTTTGAGGAGAATGTGGGCTGAATTGCCAATGGAATTCTTACAACTCGCCTTTTCCAGCTATTCTGAATTGCATGAAGTAATTTTGGATCAAAAAAGGGTTGCTTTGGAATTTTCAGTTGTTCCAGAACTACCTCAATTACCTCCATTTTTCTTACGGAAGCCTTCAAACCACAGCAATAGGTGTTCACGTAAAGTGCAAAGTAGTGATGCCCTTCTGGGTCCAGCTCTTCCTCTCCCTGTTTTGTCTACACTTCATGAGCTTCGTAATGGTTGTCCAAATTCACAGGAAGAAACAGGTGGATTTTCATCAGAATCGGAACTTAGCGTTCGATGCAATGAAGTTATGCAGGTGGCCAAGGAAGTGGCTATTTCAGATTCCACAACGAAGCTTCAGGATGATGATGCTATCTCCCTTGATGATGACAGAGATGACTTTTTGGATCATTCTGAAAAACCAAAGTCTTTCCTTCTATACCATCCAACTTCATGTCAGCTCTCTTTTCAAGTTCACAAAGAGGATAATTGTGTGTATCAGGATGACAAGTTTGCTTCCATGATTACAAAAGTGCATGAGAAACAGTCACCTCATCCTGAAAAGGTGGAAACTTTCAAACTAGAATTCTTTGATGATTTGTGCCCAATCGACTTGAAATTTGATGCTCGTGAGGTGAAATTTAGTTCACAAGAGtcgaaaatttcaaatttattgaagaagaatttttcaAAATGGCAAGACGAATTCACTCCTTATCGGGAATTTTGTTCCCGATTTACATCCCCTCATGACAAGATGGCCTAA